The Thamnophis elegans isolate rThaEle1 chromosome Z, rThaEle1.pri, whole genome shotgun sequence genome contains a region encoding:
- the RPL27 gene encoding 60S ribosomal protein L27 has translation MGKFMKPGKVVLVLAGRYSGRKAVIVKNIDDGTSDRPYSHALVAGIDRYPRKVTASMGKKKIAKRSKIKSFVKVYNYNHLMPTRYSVDIPLDKTIVNKDVFRDPALKRKARREAKVKFEERYKTGKNKWFFQKLRF, from the exons ATGGGCAAGTTTATGAAACCTGGGAAGGTCGTTCTTGTTTTGGCTGGACGCTATTCTGGACGCAAAGCTGTTATTGTTAAG AACATTGATGATGGCACTTCAGACCGCCCATACAGCCATGCCTTGGTGGCAGGTATCGATCGTTACCCACGCAAAGTAACAGCCAGTATGGGCAAGAAGAAGATTGCTAAAAGGTCCAAAATCAAGTCCTTTGTTAAAGTTTATAATTACAACCACTTGATGCCAACCAG ATACTCTGTTGATATTCCCCTGGACAAAACCATTGTCAACAAGGATGTATTTAGAGATCCTGCCCTGAAACGTAAAGCACGGCGAGAGGCTAAAGTGAAATTTGAAGAAAG atacAAGACAGGCAAAAACAAGTGGTTTTTCCAGAAGCTCAGATTCTGA
- the RUNDC1 gene encoding RUN domain-containing protein 1, which translates to METAANPGERWAPVGAVAEVQAGEEEVGEEIEAEPGSPRALRAERHRLHSALLALASHFAQVQFRLRQVARAGPGQQQRLLRELEEFAFRGCPGSGLGFAAAAVDGVASDAKNEYEKQEQLEARKEKQRELILQLKAQLDDLETFAYQEGSYDALPQSMVMERQQVIIEELIKKLDMNLSEDIALLSPEELRQQLDAAVAQIINPARVKEQLVDQLKTQIRDLEMFINFIQEEGSPGKPEEGHCDCSNEQTGSGTSKPDMQQHHRSSRVNSEEAQKMRETGLHLMRRMLTMLQIFALSQFGCATGQIPHQLWQKNQSDRDYSPLVNKLEMAVAHVRQLAQKYQLQETEHVISYSGIQDTSLGGRDELTLAVRKELTTAVRDLLAHGLYTPSPGMSLVLAPIACLLPMLGSSPQPMHPWELFVKYYSSKNGRAFVESPARKLSQSFALPVMGGVPVTPKQSLLSAIHTVLSEHDPFKRSADSELKALVCLALNEQRLVSWLNLICKSGTLIQAHYQPWSYMAQTGFEGALNLLSRLSNLQFSLPVDLAVRQLKNIRDAF; encoded by the exons ATGGAGACTGCGGCGAATCCCGGGGAGCGCTGGGCGCCGGTGGGCGCGGTAGCCGAAGTCCAAGCTGGAGAGGAAGAAGTCGGGGAGGAAATCGAAGCCGAACCAGGGTCCCCGCGGGCACTTAGGGCGGAACGCCACCGCCTTCACTCGGCGCTCCTGGCTTTGGCTTCGCACTTCGCACAGGTCCAGTTCCGACTCCGGCAAGTGGCTCGTGCCGGGCCAGGGCAGCAGCAGCGTCTCCTCCGTGAGCTGGAGGAATTCGCTTTCCGCGGCTGCCCCGGCTCCGGCCTCGGCTTTGCCGCTGCGGCGGTGGACGGAGTGGCCAGTGACGCTAAG aaTGAATATGAGAAGCAAGAACAGCTGGAAGCTAGAAAGGAGAAGCAACGAGAACTAATTCTGCAGCTTAAGGCACAGTTAGATGACTTGGAAACATTTGCCTACCAGGAGGGTAGCTATGATGCGTTACCTCAGTCTATGGTCATGGAGAGACAGCAG GTGATTATTGAGGAGCTAATCAAGAAATTGGACATGAACTTGAGTGAGGACATTGCCTTGCTGTCCCCAGAAGAGTTGCGTCAACAGTTGGATGCTGCTGTGGCACAAATCATCAACCCAGCACGTGTAAAGGAACAGCTGGTGGATCAGTTAAAAACCCAGATCCGGGACCTTGAAATGTTTATCAATTTCATCCAGG aagaAGGTAGTCCTGGCAAACCAGAGGAAGGACATTGTGACTGTTCaaatgaacaaactggaagtGGCACCAGCAAGCCAGACATGCAGCAACATCACAGAAGCAGCCGAG TGAACTCAGAAGAAGCCCAGAAGATGCGAGAAACAGGGCTGCATCTCATGCGTCGAATGCTTACTATGCTACAGATTTTTGCTTTGAGCCAATTTGGTTGTGCAACAGGTCAAATCCCTCATCAGTTATGGCAGAAGAACCAGTCTGACAGAGACTATTCCCCTTTAGTGAACAAGCTAGAGATGGCCGTAGCCCATGTCAGGCAACTGGCTCAAAAGTACCAGTTGCAAGAGACAGAACATGTCATCAGTTATTCAGGTATCCAGGACACTTCCTTGGGAGGACGTGACGAACTAACACTGGCAGTACGTAAAGAACTGACAACTGCAGTGCGGGATCTTCTGGCTCATGGTCTCTACACCCCATCTCCTGGAATGAGCTTGGTTCTAGCTccaattgcttgcttgcttcctatgCTGGGCTCTTCTCCCCAGCCCATGCATCCATGGGAACTCTTTGTGAAGTATTACAGTTCAAAGAACGGCCGTGCCTTTGTGGAATCACCAGCTCGCAAACTCTCCCAGTCTTTTGCCCTTCCAGTGATGGGTGGGGTACCTGTCACCCCAAAGCAGAGCCTGCTGTCAGCCATTCACACAGTATTGTCAGAACATGACCCATTCAAGCGTAGTGCAGACTCAGAACTGAAGGCGCTGGTATGCCTGGCACTCAATGAGCAGCGTTTAGTCTCATGGCTCAATCTTATATGTAAGTCAGGAACTTTGATCCAAGCCCACTACCAACCCTGGAGTTACATGGCCCAGACAGGGTTTGAGGGAGCCCTTAACCTCCTTAGCCGTCTTAGTAATCTACAATTCAGCCTTCCTGTGGACTTGGCCGTTCGGCAGTTGAAAAACATCAGGGATGCCTTTTGA